The following is a genomic window from Bacteroidota bacterium.
AAATATATCTTCTTTTCAGCCGTATTGGGAAATCAGGACTTTTACAACGATTCCCCTACTTACGGCGATATCTTAAACACCCGTACCAAACCTCATTTTGGCAATTATGATATTTACTGGGTTTCAACAAAAATCATTGAAGGGTTAAACCCTGAAAATGTAAAATAAAAATCGATCAATCCCATAAATATTCCCGGGATTCCCAATTACCAATATTATTCCTTTACAATAAAATGTCTATCGAAATAGCAATCCGTTAAACCAGAATAAGCAATCGCAATTGCTATAGCACCCATTGAATAATGTTCAACTATAATCGGATCATGAATATCTGTAAAGGTTTGAACACAAAAATCAATGTCGCTAAATGTTCTGAAGCGGTATGATTTAAAATTTTAACCTAAAACTTAATTAAAAAAAAATGAGTTACAGTAAATTAATCCCTTATTTAAGGATACAAATTTTAATTTTATCAATATTGATAACGACTTCCGCATTTAATCAGGAACAAGAAAAAATCAAAACATTTCAAGCCACAAAGATTAACCAACCTATAAAAATTGATGGGGTTTTGGATGAGCCGGAATGGAATAACTTGCCTCTGTTAAGCGGATTTATACAATACTCTCCCTATAATGGAGCTGACCCATCAAAACCCACAAAAGCAAGGGTTGGATACGACGAAACAGGAATTTATTTTGGAATTATTTGTGAAGAAAACGGAAAAGACAGTGTAATGACCGAAATTACACAACGGGATAACGACGAGGCTTTTGTTGATAGGGTTGGCATCATGTTAAGTCCTTACAACGATGGGATCAATGTTTTATATTTTATTGTCACGGCAGCGGGTGTTCAGGTTGACGTAAAATTTACAGAAAACGGAACAGATTTTAGTTGGAACCCTGTTTGGGAATCACAAGTAAATATTGAGGATTCAGAGTGGACGGCCGAAATTAAAATACCGTATTCGGCCTTGCGTTTCCCAAAGAACAACGTACAGGATTGGGGGATCAATATTTGGCGCAAAAGGGTCAGTTTTAATGAATGGTCAAGCTGGAATTATGTTTCAAATGATATCCAAGGCTTTTACAGGGTCAATGGCCTTATTCAGGATATCGAGATTAAAGAAACCCCTGTGCGCTTATCTTTATCACCTTACATTTCAACCTACGTTGAAAGAAATATAAGTAAAGAGTGGTCATCGAATTTCAATGCCGGAATGGATTTAAAATATGGAATTTCTGAAAGTTTCACTTTAGATGCCATTCTAATCCCTGATTTTGGGCAGGTGCAGTCAGACGATCAGGTATTAAACCTTACGCCTTACGAAATAAGGTACAATGAAAGAAGGCAGTTTTTTACCGAAGGAACAGAATTATTCAATAAAGGGGACATTTTTTATTCACGGCGGATTGGCTCACAACCGAAAGGCAAAAACAAGGCCTATGATAATCTAAATACAAACGAAATAGTTACAGAAAACCCTAACGAAACAAAACTGATCAATGCACTGAAATTTTCTGGAAGGACCAATAAAGGCCTTGGCATTGGTATCCTTAATGCCATGACAGGCAATACATTTGCAAGCGTGAATGATACCATAACCGGTGATTCGAGAGAAATAAGCACACAGCCCTTTACCAATTACAACCTAATTGCGCTGGATCAAAACCTGTTTAAGAATTCCTATCTAAGTATAATTAATTCAAACGTTTCCGGAAAAGATATTATGGCGAATGTAACCGCAACCGAATTCAAGTTCGCAGATAAAGACAATCGCTATAGAATTAAGGGAGTAGGTGCATTAAGCAAAGTTCTCAACGGATCAGAAAAAGAAACCGGCTATAAATTTAACATAGAAGCAGGAAAATTCAGGGGAAACTTCCAGTATTTGTACAGGCTTAGTGCAATTAGTAATAAATACAATCAAAATGATCTTGGATATCTTTCCAGAAATAATGAGTTCAATAATACATTCTCTACAGGTTATCACATTTATGAACCATTTGGCAAATTTCTGGATATGCACCACAGTATTTGGGTTAATTACAATCGACTTATGGAACCTTCAAGTTTTACGGAATTTAGATTTGCCTATATAATCGAAACAAGGTTAAAGAACAATTACCACTTTAGGATGCATGCTGCATTGGGTCCGTTAGAAGGACGGGATTATTATGAACCACGGGTAACAGGAAGG
Proteins encoded in this region:
- a CDS encoding carbohydrate binding family 9 domain-containing protein translates to MSYSKLIPYLRIQILILSILITTSAFNQEQEKIKTFQATKINQPIKIDGVLDEPEWNNLPLLSGFIQYSPYNGADPSKPTKARVGYDETGIYFGIICEENGKDSVMTEITQRDNDEAFVDRVGIMLSPYNDGINVLYFIVTAAGVQVDVKFTENGTDFSWNPVWESQVNIEDSEWTAEIKIPYSALRFPKNNVQDWGINIWRKRVSFNEWSSWNYVSNDIQGFYRVNGLIQDIEIKETPVRLSLSPYISTYVERNISKEWSSNFNAGMDLKYGISESFTLDAILIPDFGQVQSDDQVLNLTPYEIRYNERRQFFTEGTELFNKGDIFYSRRIGSQPKGKNKAYDNLNTNEIVTENPNETKLINALKFSGRTNKGLGIGILNAMTGNTFASVNDTITGDSREISTQPFTNYNLIALDQNLFKNSYLSIINSNVSGKDIMANVTATEFKFADKDNRYRIKGVGALSKVLNGSEKETGYKFNIEAGKFRGNFQYLYRLSAISNKYNQNDLGYLSRNNEFNNTFSTGYHIYEPFGKFLDMHHSIWVNYNRLMEPSSFTEFRFAYIIETRLKNNYHFRMHAALGPLEGRDYYEPRVTGRFFRTPRYYHNCITLTTDNRKPLVLSFDADITNSYQSDYKIENMSLNIGSTYRINNQFNVAYLLSFDSNKNELGFVEKSANAEQIYFGKRTRKTFENTLSVNYLFNNKASFNFRLRHYWSQAIYDSYYELMDDGYLTLSSLNANHDVNYSTFNVDMTYIWNFAPGSELRINWKNTSYNQQMDTDDNIWGNLSNTFNLPHANIFSVKLLYYIDYQAIKSMIK